One Neodiprion pinetum isolate iyNeoPine1 chromosome 1, iyNeoPine1.2, whole genome shotgun sequence genomic window carries:
- the LOC124224635 gene encoding protein 5NUC isoform X4, which translates to MTVYDILGFSAAFLLILNAAGPASAATVPRATGEALQLHILHTNDMHSRFEQTSTLFGTCSDADAANNECIGGFGRVATVVRSARAGSVPTLYLDAGDTYQGSIWFIVHRWKIVARFLNLLNPDAMSLGNHEFDQGVTGLIPFIENATFPVLAANLNLTNEPELGATKLAKSTVIDINGTQVGIIGYLTPETKLLATTDNVIFDEEVAAITEEAARLKESGVNILIALGHSGFTMDKTIAAEVEDIDLVVGGHTNTFLFNGTQPDTEVPVGLYPTAITQSSGKIVYVVQAYAYTKYIGNFSVTFDSEGDLTHIEGNPILLDSSVEQAEDVVEELENWRAAINNLTITYVGSSSVLLNGDADVCRRQECNMGNLVTDAMIDYISRQYNGSDGWTDAPIAVMNSGSIRTSIPASTDSQISMADVLTVLPFGNQPIIVTMTGEVLISMLEWGVYYMTGDPNEDAKGAFLQVSGIQVTYDLSQPVYSKVVSVKVRCGNCNIPTYSDLNETETYSVITNDYMYSGGDGFSMLSDLDMKRADDTLADVVAEYLTLRSPVYPAIEWRITFSETDTTEPSVESGASYVTYTITTIILPLLFKMCT; encoded by the exons ATGACGGTTTACGACATCCTGGGTTTCTCGGCGGCCTTCCTGCTCATCCTGAATGCTGCAGGACCTGCGTCAGCAGCCACCGTGCCCCGAGCCACTGGCGAAGCTTTGCAACTGCATATTCTTCACACGAACGACATGCACTCGAG GTTCGAACAGACCTCAACGTTATTCGGCACGTGCAGCGATGCGGACGCAGCGAACAACGAATGCATCGGAGGTTTCGGCCGAGTAGCGACAGTGGTCAGAAGTGCTCGAGCTGGAAGTGTCCCGACACTCTACCTGGATGCCGGAGACACGTACCAAGGCAGCATCTGGTTCATTGTTCATCGATGGAAAATTGTCGCGAGATTCTTGAACCTTCTGAACCCAGACGCAATG TCACTAGGGAACCACGAGTTTGATCAAGGCGTCACTGGGCTGATTCCATTCATCGAAAATGCCACGTTTCCTGTACTCGCGGCAAATTTGAACTTGACAAACGAGCCAGAGCTTGGAGCTACGAAACTTGCCAAGAGTACGGTCATCGATATTAACGGCACCCAAGTTGGAATCATCGGTTATCTGACCCCGGAAACCAAACTCCTCGCGACGACAGACAACGTCATCTTCGATGAGGAGGTCGCGGCGATAACCGAAGAAGCTGCACGACTTAAGGAGAGCGGGGTTAATATCCTAATCGCTCTTGGACACTCTGGGTTCACGATGGACAAGACAATCGCCGCCGAAGTCGAGGACATAGACCTCGTAGTAGGTGGCCATACCAACACATTTCTGTTCAACG GAACTCAGCCAGATACCGAAGTCCCTGTAGGCTTGTATCCTACAGCTATAACTCAGAGTAGCGGCAAAATAGTCTACGTGGTCCAAGCTTACGCGTACACCAAGTACATCGGAAACTTTTCCGTAACCTTCGACTCCGAAGGTGATCTCACACACATTGAGGGAAATCCCATTCTTCTTGACTCAAGCGTCGagcag gCTGAAGACGTAGTGGAAGAGTTGGAAAACTGGCGTGCGGCGATCAATAATTTGACAATCACCTATGTCGGAAGTAGTAGCGTCCTTCTTAATGGCGATGCCGACGTCTGCCGTCGCCAAGAGTGTAATATGGGAAATCTAGTGACGGACGCCATGATTGATTAC ATCTCCAGGCAGTACAACGGATCTGATGGATGGACGGACGCACCGATTGCTGTCATGAATAGCGGCAGTATCAGAACTTCTATACCCGCTAGTACCGATTCTCAG ATTTCAATGGCGGATGTTCTTACTGTACTTCCATTCGGTAACCAACCAATCATCGTCACTATGACTGGTGAGGTATTGATATCGATGCTTGAATGGGGTGTTTACTACATGACTGGAGATCCGAATGAAGATGCTAAGGGTGCTTTCCTACAAGTATCCGGAATTCAG GTGACTTATGATCTCAGCCAGCCCGTTTACTCCAAAGTGGTTTCCGTCAAAGTTCGCTGTGGCAATTGCAATATTCCTACATACAGTGATCTGAATGAAACAGAAACGTACTCGGTAATTACAAATGACTACATGTATTCAGGTGGCGATGGATTTAGCATGCTGTCTGATTTGGATATGAAAAGAGCAG ATGATACTCTTGCTGACGTCGTGGCCGAATATTTGACACTACGCAGCCCTGTTTATCCTGCGATTGAGTGGAGGATCACTTTCAGTGAAACGGATACTACGGAACCCAGTGTCGAAAGCGGAGCTTCCTACGTTACTTATACAATCACGACGATCATCTTACCTCTTTTGTTTAAGATGTGCACGTAg
- the LOC124224635 gene encoding protein 5NUC isoform X2 has protein sequence MRCRCVCSAAVLLVFFGVAVASPVQGTIAGTRDAEGGFHLQVLHTNDMHSRFEQTSTLFGTCSDADAANNECIGGFGRVATVVRSARAGSVPTLYLDAGDTYQGSIWFIVHRWKIVARFLNLLNPDAMSLGNHEFDQGVTGLIPFIENATFPVLAANLNLTNEPELGATKLAKSTVIDINGTQVGIIGYLTPETKLLATTDNVIFDEEVAAITEEAARLKESGVNILIALGHSGFTMDKTIAAEVEDIDLVVGGHTNTFLFNGTQPDTEVPVGLYPTAITQSSGKIVYVVQAYAYTKYIGNFSVTFDSEGDLTHIEGNPILLDSSVEQAEDVVEELENWRAAINNLTITYVGSSSVLLNGDADVCRRQECNMGNLVTDAMIDYISRQYNGSDGWTDAPIAVMNSGSIRTSIPASTDSQISMADVLTVLPFGNQPIIVTMTGEVLISMLEWGVYYMTGDPNEDAKGAFLQVSGIQVTYDLSQPVYSKVVSVKVRCGNCNIPTYSDLNETETYSVITNDYMYSGGDGFSMLSDLDMKRADDTLADVVAEYLTLRSPVYPAIEWRITFSETDTTEPSVESGASYVTYTITTIILPLLFKMCT, from the exons ATGCGGTGCCGCTGTGTCTGCTCAGCAGCCGTACTGCTGGTCTTCTTCGGGGTGGCCGTCGCCAGTCCTGTGCAGGGGACGATCGCCGGTACCCGCGATGCAGAGGGTGGTTTTCACCTGCAGGTTCTCCATACGAACGACATGCACTCGAG GTTCGAACAGACCTCAACGTTATTCGGCACGTGCAGCGATGCGGACGCAGCGAACAACGAATGCATCGGAGGTTTCGGCCGAGTAGCGACAGTGGTCAGAAGTGCTCGAGCTGGAAGTGTCCCGACACTCTACCTGGATGCCGGAGACACGTACCAAGGCAGCATCTGGTTCATTGTTCATCGATGGAAAATTGTCGCGAGATTCTTGAACCTTCTGAACCCAGACGCAATG TCACTAGGGAACCACGAGTTTGATCAAGGCGTCACTGGGCTGATTCCATTCATCGAAAATGCCACGTTTCCTGTACTCGCGGCAAATTTGAACTTGACAAACGAGCCAGAGCTTGGAGCTACGAAACTTGCCAAGAGTACGGTCATCGATATTAACGGCACCCAAGTTGGAATCATCGGTTATCTGACCCCGGAAACCAAACTCCTCGCGACGACAGACAACGTCATCTTCGATGAGGAGGTCGCGGCGATAACCGAAGAAGCTGCACGACTTAAGGAGAGCGGGGTTAATATCCTAATCGCTCTTGGACACTCTGGGTTCACGATGGACAAGACAATCGCCGCCGAAGTCGAGGACATAGACCTCGTAGTAGGTGGCCATACCAACACATTTCTGTTCAACG GAACTCAGCCAGATACCGAAGTCCCTGTAGGCTTGTATCCTACAGCTATAACTCAGAGTAGCGGCAAAATAGTCTACGTGGTCCAAGCTTACGCGTACACCAAGTACATCGGAAACTTTTCCGTAACCTTCGACTCCGAAGGTGATCTCACACACATTGAGGGAAATCCCATTCTTCTTGACTCAAGCGTCGagcag gCTGAAGACGTAGTGGAAGAGTTGGAAAACTGGCGTGCGGCGATCAATAATTTGACAATCACCTATGTCGGAAGTAGTAGCGTCCTTCTTAATGGCGATGCCGACGTCTGCCGTCGCCAAGAGTGTAATATGGGAAATCTAGTGACGGACGCCATGATTGATTAC ATCTCCAGGCAGTACAACGGATCTGATGGATGGACGGACGCACCGATTGCTGTCATGAATAGCGGCAGTATCAGAACTTCTATACCCGCTAGTACCGATTCTCAG ATTTCAATGGCGGATGTTCTTACTGTACTTCCATTCGGTAACCAACCAATCATCGTCACTATGACTGGTGAGGTATTGATATCGATGCTTGAATGGGGTGTTTACTACATGACTGGAGATCCGAATGAAGATGCTAAGGGTGCTTTCCTACAAGTATCCGGAATTCAG GTGACTTATGATCTCAGCCAGCCCGTTTACTCCAAAGTGGTTTCCGTCAAAGTTCGCTGTGGCAATTGCAATATTCCTACATACAGTGATCTGAATGAAACAGAAACGTACTCGGTAATTACAAATGACTACATGTATTCAGGTGGCGATGGATTTAGCATGCTGTCTGATTTGGATATGAAAAGAGCAG ATGATACTCTTGCTGACGTCGTGGCCGAATATTTGACACTACGCAGCCCTGTTTATCCTGCGATTGAGTGGAGGATCACTTTCAGTGAAACGGATACTACGGAACCCAGTGTCGAAAGCGGAGCTTCCTACGTTACTTATACAATCACGACGATCATCTTACCTCTTTTGTTTAAGATGTGCACGTAg
- the LOC124224635 gene encoding protein 5NUC isoform X5, translated as MHGMCTVPRKDGRTPDAPLAWVEESTIDHEGSRFEQTSTLFGTCSDADAANNECIGGFGRVATVVRSARAGSVPTLYLDAGDTYQGSIWFIVHRWKIVARFLNLLNPDAMSLGNHEFDQGVTGLIPFIENATFPVLAANLNLTNEPELGATKLAKSTVIDINGTQVGIIGYLTPETKLLATTDNVIFDEEVAAITEEAARLKESGVNILIALGHSGFTMDKTIAAEVEDIDLVVGGHTNTFLFNGTQPDTEVPVGLYPTAITQSSGKIVYVVQAYAYTKYIGNFSVTFDSEGDLTHIEGNPILLDSSVEQAEDVVEELENWRAAINNLTITYVGSSSVLLNGDADVCRRQECNMGNLVTDAMIDYISRQYNGSDGWTDAPIAVMNSGSIRTSIPASTDSQISMADVLTVLPFGNQPIIVTMTGEVLISMLEWGVYYMTGDPNEDAKGAFLQVSGIQVTYDLSQPVYSKVVSVKVRCGNCNIPTYSDLNETETYSVITNDYMYSGGDGFSMLSDLDMKRADDTLADVVAEYLTLRSPVYPAIEWRITFSETDTTEPSVESGASYVTYTITTIILPLLFKMCT; from the exons GTTCGAACAGACCTCAACGTTATTCGGCACGTGCAGCGATGCGGACGCAGCGAACAACGAATGCATCGGAGGTTTCGGCCGAGTAGCGACAGTGGTCAGAAGTGCTCGAGCTGGAAGTGTCCCGACACTCTACCTGGATGCCGGAGACACGTACCAAGGCAGCATCTGGTTCATTGTTCATCGATGGAAAATTGTCGCGAGATTCTTGAACCTTCTGAACCCAGACGCAATG TCACTAGGGAACCACGAGTTTGATCAAGGCGTCACTGGGCTGATTCCATTCATCGAAAATGCCACGTTTCCTGTACTCGCGGCAAATTTGAACTTGACAAACGAGCCAGAGCTTGGAGCTACGAAACTTGCCAAGAGTACGGTCATCGATATTAACGGCACCCAAGTTGGAATCATCGGTTATCTGACCCCGGAAACCAAACTCCTCGCGACGACAGACAACGTCATCTTCGATGAGGAGGTCGCGGCGATAACCGAAGAAGCTGCACGACTTAAGGAGAGCGGGGTTAATATCCTAATCGCTCTTGGACACTCTGGGTTCACGATGGACAAGACAATCGCCGCCGAAGTCGAGGACATAGACCTCGTAGTAGGTGGCCATACCAACACATTTCTGTTCAACG GAACTCAGCCAGATACCGAAGTCCCTGTAGGCTTGTATCCTACAGCTATAACTCAGAGTAGCGGCAAAATAGTCTACGTGGTCCAAGCTTACGCGTACACCAAGTACATCGGAAACTTTTCCGTAACCTTCGACTCCGAAGGTGATCTCACACACATTGAGGGAAATCCCATTCTTCTTGACTCAAGCGTCGagcag gCTGAAGACGTAGTGGAAGAGTTGGAAAACTGGCGTGCGGCGATCAATAATTTGACAATCACCTATGTCGGAAGTAGTAGCGTCCTTCTTAATGGCGATGCCGACGTCTGCCGTCGCCAAGAGTGTAATATGGGAAATCTAGTGACGGACGCCATGATTGATTAC ATCTCCAGGCAGTACAACGGATCTGATGGATGGACGGACGCACCGATTGCTGTCATGAATAGCGGCAGTATCAGAACTTCTATACCCGCTAGTACCGATTCTCAG ATTTCAATGGCGGATGTTCTTACTGTACTTCCATTCGGTAACCAACCAATCATCGTCACTATGACTGGTGAGGTATTGATATCGATGCTTGAATGGGGTGTTTACTACATGACTGGAGATCCGAATGAAGATGCTAAGGGTGCTTTCCTACAAGTATCCGGAATTCAG GTGACTTATGATCTCAGCCAGCCCGTTTACTCCAAAGTGGTTTCCGTCAAAGTTCGCTGTGGCAATTGCAATATTCCTACATACAGTGATCTGAATGAAACAGAAACGTACTCGGTAATTACAAATGACTACATGTATTCAGGTGGCGATGGATTTAGCATGCTGTCTGATTTGGATATGAAAAGAGCAG ATGATACTCTTGCTGACGTCGTGGCCGAATATTTGACACTACGCAGCCCTGTTTATCCTGCGATTGAGTGGAGGATCACTTTCAGTGAAACGGATACTACGGAACCCAGTGTCGAAAGCGGAGCTTCCTACGTTACTTATACAATCACGACGATCATCTTACCTCTTTTGTTTAAGATGTGCACGTAg
- the LOC124224635 gene encoding protein 5NUC isoform X3, translating to MPHWRGSRKARLITKAAAIAFSIQRKSRGNVVLEGNFPGVVIHRGFTHPRFEQTSTLFGTCSDADAANNECIGGFGRVATVVRSARAGSVPTLYLDAGDTYQGSIWFIVHRWKIVARFLNLLNPDAMSLGNHEFDQGVTGLIPFIENATFPVLAANLNLTNEPELGATKLAKSTVIDINGTQVGIIGYLTPETKLLATTDNVIFDEEVAAITEEAARLKESGVNILIALGHSGFTMDKTIAAEVEDIDLVVGGHTNTFLFNGTQPDTEVPVGLYPTAITQSSGKIVYVVQAYAYTKYIGNFSVTFDSEGDLTHIEGNPILLDSSVEQAEDVVEELENWRAAINNLTITYVGSSSVLLNGDADVCRRQECNMGNLVTDAMIDYISRQYNGSDGWTDAPIAVMNSGSIRTSIPASTDSQISMADVLTVLPFGNQPIIVTMTGEVLISMLEWGVYYMTGDPNEDAKGAFLQVSGIQVTYDLSQPVYSKVVSVKVRCGNCNIPTYSDLNETETYSVITNDYMYSGGDGFSMLSDLDMKRADDTLADVVAEYLTLRSPVYPAIEWRITFSETDTTEPSVESGASYVTYTITTIILPLLFKMCT from the exons GTTCGAACAGACCTCAACGTTATTCGGCACGTGCAGCGATGCGGACGCAGCGAACAACGAATGCATCGGAGGTTTCGGCCGAGTAGCGACAGTGGTCAGAAGTGCTCGAGCTGGAAGTGTCCCGACACTCTACCTGGATGCCGGAGACACGTACCAAGGCAGCATCTGGTTCATTGTTCATCGATGGAAAATTGTCGCGAGATTCTTGAACCTTCTGAACCCAGACGCAATG TCACTAGGGAACCACGAGTTTGATCAAGGCGTCACTGGGCTGATTCCATTCATCGAAAATGCCACGTTTCCTGTACTCGCGGCAAATTTGAACTTGACAAACGAGCCAGAGCTTGGAGCTACGAAACTTGCCAAGAGTACGGTCATCGATATTAACGGCACCCAAGTTGGAATCATCGGTTATCTGACCCCGGAAACCAAACTCCTCGCGACGACAGACAACGTCATCTTCGATGAGGAGGTCGCGGCGATAACCGAAGAAGCTGCACGACTTAAGGAGAGCGGGGTTAATATCCTAATCGCTCTTGGACACTCTGGGTTCACGATGGACAAGACAATCGCCGCCGAAGTCGAGGACATAGACCTCGTAGTAGGTGGCCATACCAACACATTTCTGTTCAACG GAACTCAGCCAGATACCGAAGTCCCTGTAGGCTTGTATCCTACAGCTATAACTCAGAGTAGCGGCAAAATAGTCTACGTGGTCCAAGCTTACGCGTACACCAAGTACATCGGAAACTTTTCCGTAACCTTCGACTCCGAAGGTGATCTCACACACATTGAGGGAAATCCCATTCTTCTTGACTCAAGCGTCGagcag gCTGAAGACGTAGTGGAAGAGTTGGAAAACTGGCGTGCGGCGATCAATAATTTGACAATCACCTATGTCGGAAGTAGTAGCGTCCTTCTTAATGGCGATGCCGACGTCTGCCGTCGCCAAGAGTGTAATATGGGAAATCTAGTGACGGACGCCATGATTGATTAC ATCTCCAGGCAGTACAACGGATCTGATGGATGGACGGACGCACCGATTGCTGTCATGAATAGCGGCAGTATCAGAACTTCTATACCCGCTAGTACCGATTCTCAG ATTTCAATGGCGGATGTTCTTACTGTACTTCCATTCGGTAACCAACCAATCATCGTCACTATGACTGGTGAGGTATTGATATCGATGCTTGAATGGGGTGTTTACTACATGACTGGAGATCCGAATGAAGATGCTAAGGGTGCTTTCCTACAAGTATCCGGAATTCAG GTGACTTATGATCTCAGCCAGCCCGTTTACTCCAAAGTGGTTTCCGTCAAAGTTCGCTGTGGCAATTGCAATATTCCTACATACAGTGATCTGAATGAAACAGAAACGTACTCGGTAATTACAAATGACTACATGTATTCAGGTGGCGATGGATTTAGCATGCTGTCTGATTTGGATATGAAAAGAGCAG ATGATACTCTTGCTGACGTCGTGGCCGAATATTTGACACTACGCAGCCCTGTTTATCCTGCGATTGAGTGGAGGATCACTTTCAGTGAAACGGATACTACGGAACCCAGTGTCGAAAGCGGAGCTTCCTACGTTACTTATACAATCACGACGATCATCTTACCTCTTTTGTTTAAGATGTGCACGTAg
- the LOC124224635 gene encoding protein 5NUC isoform X1: protein MPHWRGSRKARLITKAAAIAFSIQRKSRGNVVLEGNFPGVVIHRGFTHPRYDTQSHGRPCRFEQTSTLFGTCSDADAANNECIGGFGRVATVVRSARAGSVPTLYLDAGDTYQGSIWFIVHRWKIVARFLNLLNPDAMSLGNHEFDQGVTGLIPFIENATFPVLAANLNLTNEPELGATKLAKSTVIDINGTQVGIIGYLTPETKLLATTDNVIFDEEVAAITEEAARLKESGVNILIALGHSGFTMDKTIAAEVEDIDLVVGGHTNTFLFNGTQPDTEVPVGLYPTAITQSSGKIVYVVQAYAYTKYIGNFSVTFDSEGDLTHIEGNPILLDSSVEQAEDVVEELENWRAAINNLTITYVGSSSVLLNGDADVCRRQECNMGNLVTDAMIDYISRQYNGSDGWTDAPIAVMNSGSIRTSIPASTDSQISMADVLTVLPFGNQPIIVTMTGEVLISMLEWGVYYMTGDPNEDAKGAFLQVSGIQVTYDLSQPVYSKVVSVKVRCGNCNIPTYSDLNETETYSVITNDYMYSGGDGFSMLSDLDMKRADDTLADVVAEYLTLRSPVYPAIEWRITFSETDTTEPSVESGASYVTYTITTIILPLLFKMCT, encoded by the exons GTTCGAACAGACCTCAACGTTATTCGGCACGTGCAGCGATGCGGACGCAGCGAACAACGAATGCATCGGAGGTTTCGGCCGAGTAGCGACAGTGGTCAGAAGTGCTCGAGCTGGAAGTGTCCCGACACTCTACCTGGATGCCGGAGACACGTACCAAGGCAGCATCTGGTTCATTGTTCATCGATGGAAAATTGTCGCGAGATTCTTGAACCTTCTGAACCCAGACGCAATG TCACTAGGGAACCACGAGTTTGATCAAGGCGTCACTGGGCTGATTCCATTCATCGAAAATGCCACGTTTCCTGTACTCGCGGCAAATTTGAACTTGACAAACGAGCCAGAGCTTGGAGCTACGAAACTTGCCAAGAGTACGGTCATCGATATTAACGGCACCCAAGTTGGAATCATCGGTTATCTGACCCCGGAAACCAAACTCCTCGCGACGACAGACAACGTCATCTTCGATGAGGAGGTCGCGGCGATAACCGAAGAAGCTGCACGACTTAAGGAGAGCGGGGTTAATATCCTAATCGCTCTTGGACACTCTGGGTTCACGATGGACAAGACAATCGCCGCCGAAGTCGAGGACATAGACCTCGTAGTAGGTGGCCATACCAACACATTTCTGTTCAACG GAACTCAGCCAGATACCGAAGTCCCTGTAGGCTTGTATCCTACAGCTATAACTCAGAGTAGCGGCAAAATAGTCTACGTGGTCCAAGCTTACGCGTACACCAAGTACATCGGAAACTTTTCCGTAACCTTCGACTCCGAAGGTGATCTCACACACATTGAGGGAAATCCCATTCTTCTTGACTCAAGCGTCGagcag gCTGAAGACGTAGTGGAAGAGTTGGAAAACTGGCGTGCGGCGATCAATAATTTGACAATCACCTATGTCGGAAGTAGTAGCGTCCTTCTTAATGGCGATGCCGACGTCTGCCGTCGCCAAGAGTGTAATATGGGAAATCTAGTGACGGACGCCATGATTGATTAC ATCTCCAGGCAGTACAACGGATCTGATGGATGGACGGACGCACCGATTGCTGTCATGAATAGCGGCAGTATCAGAACTTCTATACCCGCTAGTACCGATTCTCAG ATTTCAATGGCGGATGTTCTTACTGTACTTCCATTCGGTAACCAACCAATCATCGTCACTATGACTGGTGAGGTATTGATATCGATGCTTGAATGGGGTGTTTACTACATGACTGGAGATCCGAATGAAGATGCTAAGGGTGCTTTCCTACAAGTATCCGGAATTCAG GTGACTTATGATCTCAGCCAGCCCGTTTACTCCAAAGTGGTTTCCGTCAAAGTTCGCTGTGGCAATTGCAATATTCCTACATACAGTGATCTGAATGAAACAGAAACGTACTCGGTAATTACAAATGACTACATGTATTCAGGTGGCGATGGATTTAGCATGCTGTCTGATTTGGATATGAAAAGAGCAG ATGATACTCTTGCTGACGTCGTGGCCGAATATTTGACACTACGCAGCCCTGTTTATCCTGCGATTGAGTGGAGGATCACTTTCAGTGAAACGGATACTACGGAACCCAGTGTCGAAAGCGGAGCTTCCTACGTTACTTATACAATCACGACGATCATCTTACCTCTTTTGTTTAAGATGTGCACGTAg
- the LOC124224635 gene encoding protein 5NUC isoform X6 yields MRFEQTSTLFGTCSDADAANNECIGGFGRVATVVRSARAGSVPTLYLDAGDTYQGSIWFIVHRWKIVARFLNLLNPDAMSLGNHEFDQGVTGLIPFIENATFPVLAANLNLTNEPELGATKLAKSTVIDINGTQVGIIGYLTPETKLLATTDNVIFDEEVAAITEEAARLKESGVNILIALGHSGFTMDKTIAAEVEDIDLVVGGHTNTFLFNGTQPDTEVPVGLYPTAITQSSGKIVYVVQAYAYTKYIGNFSVTFDSEGDLTHIEGNPILLDSSVEQAEDVVEELENWRAAINNLTITYVGSSSVLLNGDADVCRRQECNMGNLVTDAMIDYISRQYNGSDGWTDAPIAVMNSGSIRTSIPASTDSQISMADVLTVLPFGNQPIIVTMTGEVLISMLEWGVYYMTGDPNEDAKGAFLQVSGIQVTYDLSQPVYSKVVSVKVRCGNCNIPTYSDLNETETYSVITNDYMYSGGDGFSMLSDLDMKRADDTLADVVAEYLTLRSPVYPAIEWRITFSETDTTEPSVESGASYVTYTITTIILPLLFKMCT; encoded by the exons ATGAG GTTCGAACAGACCTCAACGTTATTCGGCACGTGCAGCGATGCGGACGCAGCGAACAACGAATGCATCGGAGGTTTCGGCCGAGTAGCGACAGTGGTCAGAAGTGCTCGAGCTGGAAGTGTCCCGACACTCTACCTGGATGCCGGAGACACGTACCAAGGCAGCATCTGGTTCATTGTTCATCGATGGAAAATTGTCGCGAGATTCTTGAACCTTCTGAACCCAGACGCAATG TCACTAGGGAACCACGAGTTTGATCAAGGCGTCACTGGGCTGATTCCATTCATCGAAAATGCCACGTTTCCTGTACTCGCGGCAAATTTGAACTTGACAAACGAGCCAGAGCTTGGAGCTACGAAACTTGCCAAGAGTACGGTCATCGATATTAACGGCACCCAAGTTGGAATCATCGGTTATCTGACCCCGGAAACCAAACTCCTCGCGACGACAGACAACGTCATCTTCGATGAGGAGGTCGCGGCGATAACCGAAGAAGCTGCACGACTTAAGGAGAGCGGGGTTAATATCCTAATCGCTCTTGGACACTCTGGGTTCACGATGGACAAGACAATCGCCGCCGAAGTCGAGGACATAGACCTCGTAGTAGGTGGCCATACCAACACATTTCTGTTCAACG GAACTCAGCCAGATACCGAAGTCCCTGTAGGCTTGTATCCTACAGCTATAACTCAGAGTAGCGGCAAAATAGTCTACGTGGTCCAAGCTTACGCGTACACCAAGTACATCGGAAACTTTTCCGTAACCTTCGACTCCGAAGGTGATCTCACACACATTGAGGGAAATCCCATTCTTCTTGACTCAAGCGTCGagcag gCTGAAGACGTAGTGGAAGAGTTGGAAAACTGGCGTGCGGCGATCAATAATTTGACAATCACCTATGTCGGAAGTAGTAGCGTCCTTCTTAATGGCGATGCCGACGTCTGCCGTCGCCAAGAGTGTAATATGGGAAATCTAGTGACGGACGCCATGATTGATTAC ATCTCCAGGCAGTACAACGGATCTGATGGATGGACGGACGCACCGATTGCTGTCATGAATAGCGGCAGTATCAGAACTTCTATACCCGCTAGTACCGATTCTCAG ATTTCAATGGCGGATGTTCTTACTGTACTTCCATTCGGTAACCAACCAATCATCGTCACTATGACTGGTGAGGTATTGATATCGATGCTTGAATGGGGTGTTTACTACATGACTGGAGATCCGAATGAAGATGCTAAGGGTGCTTTCCTACAAGTATCCGGAATTCAG GTGACTTATGATCTCAGCCAGCCCGTTTACTCCAAAGTGGTTTCCGTCAAAGTTCGCTGTGGCAATTGCAATATTCCTACATACAGTGATCTGAATGAAACAGAAACGTACTCGGTAATTACAAATGACTACATGTATTCAGGTGGCGATGGATTTAGCATGCTGTCTGATTTGGATATGAAAAGAGCAG ATGATACTCTTGCTGACGTCGTGGCCGAATATTTGACACTACGCAGCCCTGTTTATCCTGCGATTGAGTGGAGGATCACTTTCAGTGAAACGGATACTACGGAACCCAGTGTCGAAAGCGGAGCTTCCTACGTTACTTATACAATCACGACGATCATCTTACCTCTTTTGTTTAAGATGTGCACGTAg